From bacterium:
TCGGGATCCCCGCGAACCCGGGGCTCAGCGAGCGCTTGACCACGACCACGGTCTGGGCCTTGTCCGCATCGATGATCGGCATGCCGGCGATGGGGCTGGTCGGGTCGGTGCGGGCCGACGGGTTGATCACGTCGTTGGCGCCGACGACCAGGCAGACGTCGACCTGCGACATCCCGGAGTTGACCTCGTCCATCTCTTTGAGTTTGTCGTAGGGGATGTCGGCCTCGGCCAGCAGGACGTTCATGTGCCCGGGCATGCGGCCGGCGACGGGATGGATCCCGAACTCGACGGTGATGCCACGCGCCTCCAGCAGGTTGGCCAGGTCGCGCACGACGTGCTGGGCCTGCGAGACGGCCAGGCCGTAGCCGGGCACGATGAGCACGCGCCGGGCGGTATCGAAGAGCATGGCCACCTCCTCGGGCCCGGCGGCCTTGACCTTGCCGCCGTAAACCTGGTCGGCGCTGGGTCCGTCCGCACCCGGCCCGAGCGAACCGAACAGCACGTGGGACAGCGAGCGGTTCATGGCCTTGCACATGATCTGCGACAGGATGATGCCCGAGGCGCCCACCAGCGAGCCGGCGATGATCAGCACGTTGTTCATCAGCACGAAGCCCGTGGCGGCCGCCGCGATGCCGGAGTAGGAGTTCAGCAGCGCGATCACCACGGGCATGTCGGCGCCGCCGATGGGGATCGTCAGCGTGACCCCCAGCACGAAGGACGCGGGCACGATGATCCAGTAGGCGGCCGTGGACGACGGGTCGGCGGTCAGCCAGGCCACGCAACCCAGCACGCCCAGGCCCAGCAGCGCGTTGAAGGCCTTCATGCCGCGGAAGCCGAGCTGCCGGCCGGGGATCACCCCGGCGAGCTTGCCCCAGGCGACCAGCGAACCGGTGAAGGTCACCGCACCGATCAGGCCCGACAGGCCGGTCGAGACGGTCATCCGCACGTCCGGATCCCGCGTGATCATGAACGCCGTGCCGGCCACCAGGACCGAGGCCAGTCCGCCGAAGCCGTTGAACAGGGCGACCATCTCCGGCATCTGGGTCATCTTGACCCGCAACGCCGTCACGGCGCCCACCAGCGCGCCGATCAGCGAGCCGACGATGATCCACGTGTAGGACAGGCCCTCGGCCAGCAGCGTGACGACCACCGCCAGCAGCATGCCCCAGGCGCTGATCAGGTTGCCGCGCACCGCGGTGCGGGGGTGGGCCATGCCCTTGAGCCCCAGGACGAACATCACCGAGGCCACGACGTAGGCCAGGTTCACCCAGCCCGCCTCGATCAGGAAGGTGTTCACGCCCTACCCCTTCCTCTTGAACATGCCCAGCATGCGATGGGTGACCAGGTAGCCGCCGACGACGTTGATCATGGCGAAGGCCACGGCCGCGACGGCCAGGACGGTGGCCAGCGCGTCGTTGTCGGCACGCGTGGAGATGACCGCCCCGATCAGGGTGATGCCCGAAATCGCGTTCGATCCGGACATCAGCGGCGTGTGCAGGGTCGGCGGGATCTTGGTGATGATCTCGAAGCCGACGAAGATCGCGAGCACGAAGACGGTGATCGCAGCGACGAGCGCGTCCATCAGGCCTGGCCTCCTTCCGCGCCGCCCGTGCCGAGCAGCTCGCGGATCCGGGGATGGACGACCGCGCCGCCGCGGCACAGCAGGGTGCCGGCCGTGACCTCGTCCGCGAGGTCGATCGCGAGCGCGCCGTCCCTGAGCAGGGACTTCAGGAAGGTCTCCACGTTCTTGGCGTACATCTGGCTGGCGTGGAAGGGCTTGCGCGAGACGAGGTCGGTGTCGCCGAGGATGGTGACGCCGTGGGCGACGACCGTCTCGTCGGCCCGCGTCAGCTCGCAGTTGCCGCCGCGCTCGGCGGCGAGGTCGACGACGACCGAGCCCGGCGCCATGGCCGCGACCATCGCCGCGGTCACCAGCACCGGCGCCTTCTTCCCCGGGATCGCGGCGGTCGTGATCACCACGTCGTTGCGCGCAACCACGGCCTGCATCTGCTCCTGCTGGCGGCGCAGGAACTCCGCGCTCTGCTCCTTCGCGTAACCGCCCTTGTCCTCGGCGCCCGCGGTCTCCAGCTCGAATTCCACGAACTTGGCGCCGACGCTCTGGACCTGGTCGCGCACCGCCGGCCGCACGTCGTAGGCTTCGACGACCGCGCCGAGCCGCTTGGCCGTGGCGATGGCCTGCAGGCCCGCCACGCCGACGCCCACCACGAAGACCTTGGCCGGAGCCAGGGTGCCGGCGGCCGTCATCAGCATCGGGAACAGCCGGGGCAGGCGGGCGGCGGCCTCGAGCACGGCTTGGTAGCCGGCCAGGGTCGCCATCGACGACAGCACGTCCATGCTCTGGGCGCGCGTGATGCGCGGCACCAGCTCCAGCGCGAAGGCGGTCACGCCGCGCTCCGCCAGCCGGGCGACCGTGCCGGGGTCGCCCAGCGGGTCGTGCATCCCGATCAGCGTCTGGCCGGACCGGATCCGCGCCAGGTCGGCCGCGCCGCCGTCGGGGGCGGCCCCGGGACCCCGGACCTGCAGCAGGACGTCGGCCGCGGCGAACACCTCGTCGCGCGCGACGAGCCGGGCCCCTTTGGCGACGTAATCGGCGTCGGGATAGCCCGACGCGTCGCCGGCGCCCCTCTCGACGACCACCTCGAGGCCGGCCTTGACCAGCGCCTGCACCGCAGCCGGCACCAGCGCCACGCGGCGCTCGCGCGGCGCGGTCTCCCTGGGAACGCCGACGATCATGTCGCCCTCCTGTCGGGACGGTTCGGAGCCATGGCAGCCACAATGAGGATCAGAATAGTCCTGGACCCACGCACCGCCACCCCGACAGCCGTCGCCGAGCTCCGCGGCGGGGCTTGGTGCCGACGACGACCCGTGCTAGATTGCGACAGGAAAAGTCCTGTAACCCGTCGCGCCCCCAGGAGGACCCGATGCGCCCCTTCGGCCTGACCGCCGCCCGATCCCTCGCCGCCATCCAGCTCGCGGCGCTCCTGCTGTCGTCCGCGACCGCCATCGCCGCGGGTCCCCTGCCCAGGGTGCACCTGCCCGACCCGCGCGAGCGGCACTTCTCGCTGCTGACCATGCTGACCGACGGGGGCGAGAACGCGGAGGCCTACTTCAGCTACGATTCGCGGCGGCTGGTCTTCCAGACCACGCGGCCGCCTCACGCCTGCGACCAGATCATGATCATGCCGGCCGGGGGCGGGAACCCCGAACTGCTGTCCTCGGGCGAAGGCCGCACCACCTGCGCCTACTTCACCGCCGACGGCCGTTCGATCATCTACGCCACCACGGATCTGGCCGGCCCCGGCTGCCCCACGCCGCCGGACATGAGCCAGGGCTACGTGTGGGGCGTCTTCGGCGACTACGACATCGTGAAGCAGGACCTCGACGGCGGCGACGTGGTCCGCCTGACCGACACCCCCGGCTACGACGCCGAGGCCACGATCTCGCCGGACGGCTCGCGCATCGTCTTCACCTCGGTGCGCGACGGCGACCTGGACATCTACACCATGGACCTCGACGGCGGCGACGTGCGCCGCCTGACCACGACCCCCGGCTACGACGGCGGCGCCTTCTTCTCCCCCGACGGGAAGCGGATCTGCTACCGCTGCCTGCACCCCGAGCCCGGCCCCGCGCTCGACGACTACCGCGCCCTGCTGGCGCAGGACAAGGTGCGCCCCTCGCTCATGGAGATCTGGGTCATGAACGCCGACGGCACCGACCAGCGGCAGGTCACCGACCTCAAGAGCGCCTCGTTCGGCCCCTTCTTCCACCCCGACGGCAAGCGCATCATCTTCAGCAGCAACTACCCCGAGCCGCGCGGCCGCGAGTTCGACCTGTGGCTGGTCGGCGACGACGGCGGCGGCCTGGAGCGGGTCACCTACGCGGAGGGGTTCGACGGCTTCCCGATGTGGGCGCCCGACGGCGGGACGTTCGTCTTCTGCAGCAACCGGCACCAGGGGGCGCCGGGCGAGACGAACGTGTTCGTGACGAAATGGCGGGAGTGAGCCGCTAGTCCCAGATCCCCAGCTCGGCCTTGACGTCCTCGGTGGCGTCGGCGCGCGGGTCCCAGGGCGGGCTCCAGACCAGGTCGACCTGGCAGTTGCGCACCCCGGGCACCGTGAGGCCGGCGTCGCGCGTGGCGGCCACGATCTGCGGGCCCAGCGGGCACATGGGGCTGGTCAGGGTCAGCTCGATGGTGACATCGCCCGTCTCGTCCTCGACCTGCACGCCGCGCAGCAGCCCCAGATCCACGATGGACAGGTTCAGCTCGGGGTCCATGACCGGGCGCAGGGCCTCGACGACGGCGTCGGGCGTGGGCAGGGGCAGGCTCATCTCAGGCCTCCGTGGTGGTCTCGGCCGCGACGCGGCCCTCGTGGCGGGCGACGACGGCTTCGGTCAGCGTGATCCAGGGCAGCACGGCGCACTTGACGCGCATCGGGAACTGCCGCACGCCGATCAGCGCGTCGAGGTCCCCCGGCGCAAGATCGTCGGGCAGCTCGCCCTCGGGGTCGTGCAGCACCGCGCGGAACGCGTCCGCCAGGCGGCGGGCCTCGTCCAGGGTGCGGCCGACGACCAGCTCGGCGAGGATCGAGCCGCTGGCCGTGGCGATGGCGCAGCCGCGGGTGACGACGCTGGCCTCGCGGATGCGGTCGCCGTCGCAGGCGAGTTGCAGGGTCAGCTCGTCGCCGCAGGACGGGTTCTTGCCGGCGGCCTCCGCGTCCGGATGCGCGAGCGCCGACGAGCCGCGCGGGCGGCGGTGGTGGTCGAGGATCACCTCGCGGTAGAGATCGTCCATGCCCGTGCTCATGTCCCGAACACGCTCCTCGCGTAGCGGATGCCCTCGATGAGGGCGTCGACGTCGTCGTGGGAATTGTAGAGCCCGAACGAGGCGCGCGCCGTGGCCGCGACCCCCAGGCGCCGGTGCAGCGGCTGGGCGCAGTGGTGGCCGGCGCGCACCGCGACGCCGCGGGCGTCCAGCAGTTGCGCCAGGTCGTGGGCGTGGAGCTGCGGGTCGTGGAAGCTGATCAGGCCGCCGCGCGCCGCGGGATCGGCCGGTCCGTGCAGGGTCAGCCCGCCCAGCGCCGACAGGCGCTCCCAGGCGTAGCCGGTCAGCGAAATCTCGTGCGTGCGCAGGCGCTCGACCGTGTACTCCTCGATCAGGTCCAGGGCCGCCGGGAAGGCGGCCGTCGCCGCGACGTGGGGCGTGCCCGCCTCGAAGCGCAGGGGCACCGCGGCCCAGGTGGCGGCGTCCATCGTCACGGTCTCGATCATCTCGCCACCGAACTCCACCGGTTCCAGCTGCGCGAGCGCCTCGGGCGTCCCGACCAGGAAGCCCAGCCCCATCGGGCCGTAACACTTGTGCGCGGAGAAGGCCAGCAGGTCGGCACCCAGCGCGGCGAAGCTCACCGGCAGGTGCCCGACCGACTGGGC
This genomic window contains:
- a CDS encoding metal-sulfur cluster assembly factor; this translates as MSLPLPTPDAVVEALRPVMDPELNLSIVDLGLLRGVQVEDETGDVTIELTLTSPMCPLGPQIVAATRDAGLTVPGVRNCQVDLVWSPPWDPRADATEDVKAELGIWD
- a CDS encoding SUF system NifU family Fe-S cluster assembly protein, with amino-acid sequence MSTGMDDLYREVILDHHRRPRGSSALAHPDAEAAGKNPSCGDELTLQLACDGDRIREASVVTRGCAIATASGSILAELVVGRTLDEARRLADAFRAVLHDPEGELPDDLAPGDLDALIGVRQFPMRVKCAVLPWITLTEAVVARHEGRVAAETTTEA
- a CDS encoding Re/Si-specific NAD(P)(+) transhydrogenase subunit alpha; the encoded protein is MIVGVPRETAPRERRVALVPAAVQALVKAGLEVVVERGAGDASGYPDADYVAKGARLVARDEVFAAADVLLQVRGPGAAPDGGAADLARIRSGQTLIGMHDPLGDPGTVARLAERGVTAFALELVPRITRAQSMDVLSSMATLAGYQAVLEAAARLPRLFPMLMTAAGTLAPAKVFVVGVGVAGLQAIATAKRLGAVVEAYDVRPAVRDQVQSVGAKFVEFELETAGAEDKGGYAKEQSAEFLRRQQEQMQAVVARNDVVITTAAIPGKKAPVLVTAAMVAAMAPGSVVVDLAAERGGNCELTRADETVVAHGVTILGDTDLVSRKPFHASQMYAKNVETFLKSLLRDGALAIDLADEVTAGTLLCRGGAVVHPRIRELLGTGGAEGGQA
- a CDS encoding NAD(P) transhydrogenase subunit alpha — its product is MDALVAAITVFVLAIFVGFEIITKIPPTLHTPLMSGSNAISGITLIGAVISTRADNDALATVLAVAAVAFAMINVVGGYLVTHRMLGMFKRKG
- a CDS encoding NAD(P)(+) transhydrogenase (Re/Si-specific) subunit beta; translated protein: MEAGWVNLAYVVASVMFVLGLKGMAHPRTAVRGNLISAWGMLLAVVVTLLAEGLSYTWIIVGSLIGALVGAVTALRVKMTQMPEMVALFNGFGGLASVLVAGTAFMITRDPDVRMTVSTGLSGLIGAVTFTGSLVAWGKLAGVIPGRQLGFRGMKAFNALLGLGVLGCVAWLTADPSSTAAYWIIVPASFVLGVTLTIPIGGADMPVVIALLNSYSGIAAAATGFVLMNNVLIIAGSLVGASGIILSQIMCKAMNRSLSHVLFGSLGPGADGPSADQVYGGKVKAAGPEEVAMLFDTARRVLIVPGYGLAVSQAQHVVRDLANLLEARGITVEFGIHPVAGRMPGHMNVLLAEADIPYDKLKEMDEVNSGMSQVDVCLVVGANDVINPSARTDPTSPIAGMPIIDADKAQTVVVVKRSLSPGFAGIP
- a CDS encoding SufS family cysteine desulfurase codes for the protein MARERFPILRRAVHGLPLVYLDSAATSQKPEQVIAAEARYYREHNANVHRGMHALAAEATDLYEQCRRRVGRFLGVSRPEQVVTLRGATAALNLAAGGLAHRLRPGDEILVTGMEHHANLVPWIALARREGLVVRHLPVTDGGELDLGRLPDLLTDRTRVVALTHVSNVLGTINPVAEIAAAAHRRGALVVVDAAQSVGHLPVSFAALGADLLAFSAHKCYGPMGLGFLVGTPEALAQLEPVEFGGEMIETVTMDAATWAAVPLRFEAGTPHVAATAAFPAALDLIEEYTVERLRTHEISLTGYAWERLSALGGLTLHGPADPAARGGLISFHDPQLHAHDLAQLLDARGVAVRAGHHCAQPLHRRLGVAATARASFGLYNSHDDVDALIEGIRYARSVFGT